A genomic window from Sporosarcina sp. Marseille-Q4063 includes:
- a CDS encoding ATP synthase subunit I, translating to MQTLQEIHKRQRRALYFLLAFFVLGWAFTEWKTVFAGLILGSLFGLYNFWILVRRYEKFEQAITEGKKRISLGTAMRFASGIAVAAIATAMPEQFDLISAVIGFGIPYLLLLGERIIYHVRHQ from the coding sequence ATGCAAACATTGCAGGAAATCCATAAAAGGCAGAGAAGAGCTCTCTATTTCTTACTGGCTTTTTTCGTACTTGGATGGGCATTCACTGAATGGAAAACTGTTTTCGCCGGACTTATACTAGGTTCTTTGTTTGGTCTGTACAATTTTTGGATACTCGTCCGTAGGTATGAGAAATTTGAACAAGCCATTACGGAAGGGAAAAAGCGCATATCACTTGGGACTGCGATGCGTTTCGCATCTGGTATTGCGGTAGCGGCAATTGCAACTGCGATGCCCGAACAGTTCGACCTGATCAGTGCGGTTATTGGATTCGGAATACCGTACCTCCTTCTATTAGGAGAAAGGATCATTTACCACGTACGACATCAATAA
- the wecB gene encoding non-hydrolyzing UDP-N-acetylglucosamine 2-epimerase — MKKKWKVMTIFGTRPEAIKMAPLVLELEKHQEDIESIVTVTAQHREMLDQVLETFKITPDYDLNIMKNRQTLIDVATRGLEGLDAIMKEAEPDIVLVHGDTSTTFIGSLAAFYNQIAVGHVEAGLRTWNKHSPYPEEMNRQLTGVLADLHFSPTEKSAENLIAEGKPKNRIYITGNTAIDALQTTVRENYAHPILESLGDDKLILLTAHRRENLGEPMRNMFRAINRLLDKHDDIQVIYPVHLNPAVREVADEILGDNPRIQLIEPLEVIDFHNFAAASHIILTDSGGIQEEAPSLGKPVIVLRDTTERPEGIEAGTLKLAGTDEETIFSLTDELLTNPEEYNKMARASNPYGDGHASERIVDALKKYLTSLE; from the coding sequence GTGAAAAAGAAATGGAAAGTCATGACCATTTTTGGCACACGGCCAGAAGCGATCAAAATGGCGCCACTCGTATTGGAACTTGAAAAACATCAAGAAGACATCGAATCCATTGTCACAGTTACAGCTCAACATCGCGAAATGCTCGACCAAGTACTCGAAACATTCAAGATAACACCGGACTACGATTTAAATATCATGAAAAACCGCCAGACGCTGATAGACGTTGCGACAAGAGGACTCGAAGGACTCGATGCAATCATGAAAGAAGCCGAACCGGACATCGTCTTAGTTCACGGCGATACATCGACAACCTTTATCGGAAGTCTCGCTGCTTTTTACAATCAAATCGCAGTCGGTCATGTCGAAGCCGGACTTCGCACATGGAATAAGCACTCGCCGTACCCAGAAGAAATGAACCGTCAATTGACTGGCGTATTGGCTGATTTGCATTTCTCGCCTACAGAAAAATCGGCTGAAAATCTGATAGCTGAAGGCAAACCGAAAAATCGAATTTACATCACCGGAAACACAGCCATCGACGCACTCCAAACGACAGTCCGCGAAAACTACGCGCATCCGATCCTAGAAAGTCTCGGCGACGACAAGTTAATTTTATTAACAGCCCATCGACGAGAAAATCTCGGAGAACCAATGCGCAATATGTTCCGTGCAATCAATCGTTTGCTCGACAAACACGACGACATCCAAGTGATATACCCAGTTCACTTAAATCCGGCCGTTCGTGAAGTCGCAGATGAAATACTAGGGGATAACCCGCGTATTCAATTAATCGAACCGCTCGAAGTCATCGATTTCCATAACTTCGCAGCAGCATCGCATATTATTCTGACCGACTCAGGTGGAATCCAAGAAGAAGCACCATCACTCGGTAAACCAGTCATCGTGCTTCGCGACACAACAGAACGCCCAGAAGGCATCGAAGCGGGCACATTGAAACTCGCAGGAACAGACGAAGAAACCATCTTCTCACTAACAGATGAACTTCTAACAAACCCTGAAGAATACAACAAAATGGCCAGGGCCTCAAACCCATACGGCGACGGACACGCCTCCGAACGAATCGTCGACGCGTTGAAAAAATACTTAACTTCATTAGAATGA
- the glyA gene encoding serine hydroxymethyltransferase, translated as MGHVKTQTLTAELNHVKEDEVIYNAIMAERQRQQANIELIASENFVTEAVMEAQGSVLTNKYAEGYPGRRYYGGCEHVDIVEDVARDRLKEIFGAEYANVQPHSGAQANMAVYFAALEPGDTILGMNLSHGGHLTHGSPVNFSGKLYNFVEYGVSKEDEYIDYEDVRQKALEHKPKMIVAGASAYPRTIDFAKFREIADEVGAYLFVDMAHIAGLVAAGEHPNPVPHAHFVTSTTHKTLRGPRGGFILSTEEFGRKLNSSVFPGVQGGPLMHVIAAKAVAFGEVQKPEFKAYAQQVKKNAVALGEALMAEGIDIVSGGTDNHLLLLNLRSLGITGKLAEAVLDEVGITVNKNTIPFDTEGPFVTSGIRIGTPAVTTRGFEEEEMKEIASIMASLLKNHEDENVKKEAQARVTALTDKFPLYA; from the coding sequence ATGGGACACGTAAAAACGCAAACACTTACAGCTGAACTAAATCACGTAAAAGAAGACGAAGTAATTTACAACGCAATCATGGCAGAAAGACAGCGCCAACAAGCGAATATCGAACTAATCGCATCAGAAAACTTCGTCACTGAAGCAGTTATGGAAGCGCAAGGATCAGTTCTGACGAATAAATACGCAGAAGGTTATCCTGGCCGTCGTTATTATGGTGGTTGTGAACATGTTGATATCGTTGAAGATGTTGCACGAGATCGCCTGAAAGAAATTTTCGGCGCTGAATATGCAAACGTTCAACCGCACTCCGGTGCACAAGCGAATATGGCTGTTTATTTTGCGGCATTAGAACCAGGCGACACAATTCTCGGCATGAATCTTTCGCACGGCGGTCACTTAACGCATGGTAGCCCGGTGAACTTCTCCGGAAAACTTTACAATTTCGTTGAATACGGCGTCAGCAAAGAAGACGAATATATCGATTATGAAGATGTCCGTCAAAAAGCGCTTGAACATAAACCGAAAATGATCGTAGCGGGCGCGAGCGCATATCCAAGAACAATCGACTTCGCGAAATTCCGTGAAATCGCTGATGAAGTCGGCGCATACTTATTCGTCGACATGGCGCATATCGCTGGTCTTGTTGCAGCAGGCGAACATCCAAACCCGGTTCCACATGCGCATTTTGTAACATCAACAACGCATAAAACATTACGCGGACCACGCGGCGGTTTCATCCTGAGTACTGAAGAGTTTGGCAGAAAATTGAACTCATCCGTGTTCCCAGGCGTTCAAGGCGGCCCGTTGATGCACGTAATTGCTGCAAAAGCAGTCGCATTCGGCGAAGTGCAAAAACCTGAATTTAAAGCTTATGCGCAGCAAGTGAAGAAAAACGCCGTTGCACTTGGTGAAGCTTTAATGGCAGAAGGAATCGATATTGTTTCAGGTGGGACAGATAACCACTTGCTTCTATTGAATCTTCGTTCACTTGGAATTACTGGAAAACTTGCAGAAGCTGTACTTGATGAAGTCGGAATTACAGTGAACAAAAACACGATTCCATTCGACACTGAAGGTCCATTCGTGACATCAGGTATCCGTATCGGTACACCTGCGGTAACGACGCGTGGATTTGAAGAAGAAGAAATGAAAGAAATCGCATCAATCATGGCAAGCCTTCTAAAAAATCACGAAGACGAAAACGTGAAAAAAGAAGCACAAGCACGCGTTACAGCATTGACGGACAAATTCCCTCTATATGCATAA
- the atpE gene encoding F0F1 ATP synthase subunit C, with translation MVGSVGLLAAAIAIGLGALGAGLGAGLVVSKTQEGIARQPEARGVLQTNMFIGVALVEVVPIFAAVIAFIVMNQ, from the coding sequence ATGGTAGGTTCAGTTGGTCTATTAGCAGCAGCAATCGCAATTGGTTTAGGAGCACTTGGAGCAGGTTTAGGTGCAGGTCTAGTTGTTTCAAAAACACAAGAAGGAATCGCGCGTCAACCAGAAGCACGTGGCGTTCTTCAAACAAACATGTTTATCGGGGTAGCACTTGTTGAAGTTGTTCCGATTTTCGCAGCAGTAATCGCGTTTATCGTTATGAACCAGTAA
- the atpF gene encoding F0F1 ATP synthase subunit B, producing MQKLNDPNGLNLGDIIVTLIMFLLLMLLLKKFAWGPLMGIMDQRAEMIATEIESAEKSRLESQSLLEEQRNLLKEARNDAQAIVENAREQGESQREDIVIAARNEVARLKEEASQEIASEKEKAVAAVREEFVSLSVLAASKVLGKELSEEDNRALIEETIAKAGDAQ from the coding sequence TTGCAGAAATTAAACGACCCCAACGGTTTAAACCTTGGTGATATTATTGTAACGCTAATAATGTTCCTTCTTCTCATGCTTCTATTAAAGAAATTTGCATGGGGTCCGCTTATGGGCATCATGGATCAACGTGCCGAAATGATCGCTACTGAAATCGAATCGGCTGAAAAAAGTCGTCTTGAATCACAAAGTCTTCTTGAAGAGCAACGCAACTTGTTGAAAGAGGCACGCAATGACGCTCAGGCGATTGTTGAAAATGCCCGTGAACAAGGTGAATCGCAACGTGAAGACATCGTTATCGCAGCGCGAAACGAAGTCGCACGCTTGAAAGAAGAAGCATCACAAGAAATTGCTTCTGAGAAAGAAAAAGCTGTTGCAGCAGTTCGTGAAGAATTCGTATCACTCTCAGTTCTTGCAGCGTCTAAAGTACTTGGGAAAGAACTTTCCGAAGAAGATAACCGCGCATTAATTGAAGAGACGATTGCGAAGGCAGGCGATGCACAATGA
- the atpB gene encoding F0F1 ATP synthase subunit A, whose amino-acid sequence MDHGNPLATAELFGITLRFNLSNVLMVFITCAIVFLIAILATRKLEVKPTGMQNFFEWIMDFVKGIIRNNMDWKTGGRFHVLGITLILFLFVSNVLGLPFAIVWKGDLWWKSPTADPMVTMTLAVMVITLTQYYGLKTKGAKGYGKDYLQPLPFLMPLNLVGEVASTMTLGLRLYGNIYAGEILIGLLAGLATSSIFGFVGAIIPSVAWMGFSIFVGGIQSFIFVMLTMVYMSNKVRTD is encoded by the coding sequence ATGGACCATGGAAATCCGTTAGCGACAGCAGAGCTTTTCGGTATCACATTAAGATTTAACCTATCGAACGTTTTGATGGTCTTCATAACATGTGCAATTGTATTCTTAATCGCAATTCTCGCAACACGCAAATTAGAAGTTAAACCGACGGGAATGCAAAATTTCTTTGAATGGATCATGGATTTCGTCAAAGGGATTATAAGGAACAATATGGACTGGAAAACAGGTGGACGTTTCCACGTACTAGGAATTACGCTTATTCTATTCCTATTCGTGTCGAACGTACTTGGCTTACCTTTTGCTATCGTTTGGAAAGGTGACCTATGGTGGAAATCACCAACTGCCGATCCAATGGTTACGATGACACTTGCAGTTATGGTTATTACCTTAACGCAATATTACGGTCTGAAAACAAAAGGTGCAAAGGGCTACGGTAAAGATTATTTACAACCGCTTCCGTTTTTAATGCCACTGAACCTTGTCGGTGAAGTTGCCAGTACGATGACACTCGGTCTTCGTTTATACGGTAACATTTACGCAGGTGAAATCCTTATCGGATTACTTGCAGGACTTGCAACATCAAGTATCTTTGGATTTGTAGGAGCAATTATTCCTTCAGTCGCATGGATGGGCTTCTCCATATTTGTTGGCGGAATCCAGTCGTTTATCTTCGTTATGTTAACAATGGTCTATATGTCTAACAAAGTTAGAACGGACTAG
- a CDS encoding F0F1 ATP synthase subunit delta: MSKSIVANRYAEALYELAVEKGQTSVIQEELLEIQKAFLANPGLGELFENPRFPLAKKKELLETLFKDTHTLIHDTLFVLLEKKRLNEINNFVDEFVDFVNDAAGIADATVYSTRPLSESESAAISSTFARKVGRTSLRINNIIDPTLIGGIRVQIGNRIFDNSLVNKLDRLKRDMIGS; the protein is encoded by the coding sequence ATGAGTAAATCCATTGTAGCTAATCGCTATGCCGAAGCACTTTATGAACTAGCAGTAGAAAAGGGACAAACTTCAGTCATTCAAGAAGAACTTCTTGAAATCCAGAAAGCGTTCCTCGCTAATCCAGGCCTTGGTGAATTATTTGAAAATCCAAGATTCCCATTAGCGAAAAAGAAAGAGCTACTCGAGACATTGTTCAAGGATACACATACACTTATCCATGACACATTGTTCGTATTGCTCGAAAAGAAACGTTTAAATGAAATTAATAACTTCGTCGACGAATTCGTTGACTTTGTGAACGACGCAGCAGGAATTGCGGATGCAACAGTATATTCAACACGTCCGCTGTCCGAAAGCGAAAGCGCAGCGATTTCATCCACTTTTGCAAGAAAAGTCGGAAGAACATCACTGCGGATTAATAACATCATTGATCCAACGCTAATCGGGGGCATTCGTGTCCAAATTGGAAACCGTATCTTTGACAACAGCCTAGTGAACAAACTAGATCGTTTGAAACGAGATATGATTGGATCGTAA
- the upp gene encoding uracil phosphoribosyltransferase has protein sequence MPKVHVLDHPLIQHKLTYIRDINTGTKEFRELVDEVATLMAYEITRDLPLMETEIETPVRKGMSNVLAGKKLGIVPILRAGLGMVEGILNLIPAAKVGHIGLYRDPETLLPVEYYVKLPSDISERDLILVDPMLATGGSAIEAVNSLKKRGAKKIRFMCLIAAPEGVKAMTDAHPDVDIYIAALDEKLDEKGYIVPGLGDAGDRLFGTK, from the coding sequence ATGCCAAAAGTACATGTTTTAGACCACCCATTAATTCAACACAAATTAACGTACATACGAGATATAAATACGGGAACAAAAGAGTTCCGTGAGCTAGTTGATGAAGTTGCGACGCTCATGGCTTATGAAATCACACGTGATCTTCCATTGATGGAAACAGAAATTGAAACACCTGTCCGAAAAGGCATGTCTAACGTATTAGCCGGGAAAAAACTTGGAATCGTCCCTATTTTACGTGCAGGTCTTGGCATGGTCGAAGGAATTTTGAACTTAATTCCAGCGGCGAAAGTGGGACATATCGGACTTTACCGTGATCCAGAAACACTTCTTCCAGTGGAATATTACGTAAAACTTCCTTCCGACATTTCAGAACGCGACCTGATTTTAGTCGACCCGATGTTGGCAACAGGCGGATCTGCAATCGAAGCAGTCAACTCCTTGAAAAAACGCGGCGCAAAAAAAATTCGTTTCATGTGTTTGATCGCAGCTCCTGAAGGCGTAAAAGCAATGACTGACGCGCATCCTGACGTTGACATTTATATCGCGGCACTTGATGAAAAATTGGATGAAAAAGGCTATATCGTCCCAGGTCTCGGCGATGCAGGCGACAGACTATTTGGAACGAAGTGA